The genome window CTTTGTCCATGTCTTTTCTGTCATGGAGTCCTCTGTTTTGCTCGCTATGGCCTTAGATCGAGCACTAGCCATCTGCCGCCCTCTCCACTATCCAACGCTCCTCACCAATGATGTCGTTAGCAAGATTGGCCTGGCTATTGCTTTCCGATGCCTGGGTCTCCATCTGCCCCTGCCATTCCTCCTGGCCCACATGCCCTACTGCCACCCACAGGTTCTGACCCATTCTTACTGCTTGCACCCAGATATAGTCCATTTGGCCTGCCCAGGAGCTTGGAGTGCAGTCTACAGCCTCTTTGTGGTTCTGTCAGCCATGGGATTAGATCCCctgcttattttcttctcctATGGCCTAATTGGCAGGGTGTTGCAAGGTTTGGGATCCAGCGAGGATCGCTGGAAGGCTGGTCAAACCTGTGCAGCCCACCTCTCTGCTGTGCTCCTCTTCTACGTGCCCATGATCCTCCTGGCCCTCATTGACCGTCTCCAGGTGCCAGTACCTCAGCCTGCCCATACTCTCCTCTCCTATGTCCacttcctgcttcctccactgATAAACCCTATTCTCTACAGTGTCAAGATGAAGGAGATTAGAGAGAGAATACTCAAGAGGTTACAGCCCAAGAAGGTCGCTTGTGCTCAATGAGGAGGGTGCCCCTCCACATTTGGTGGCTCAAGACTACCTAGTGCAAAGGTTTCCATGACAAGAACTCAGCTCACTGTGCCTGAAATGGTCACTCAGGCACACATAAGCTCATATACATGGATGCCCTCCCTGTCCTTGCAagtgtacatgtgtatattaaGGAAAACTTACAAGCTCCAGAGAATGGCAGTGGTCTACCCACTGTTACACTACAGACCCATGGCACAAAGCGGCCAGGATCTAGGTCTTGCCACAGCCACTCAAATGTGtgtctgttgttgttttgttgttgttaattttccCCACCACATCTATATCCCaacagctgaggaaactggagGAGTTAAACAGTTACACAGCAGAGAAACCAGAAGACAGAAATATTTGATGCCCTCTTCATACgtatatacattattttacagACCTTATCATGGATTTTGATATATATGTGTCATGTATATAATCACATATCATTGATCTATTAGTGTAGCCTCTTAGTCTGACTGATCTCCCTCTCGTAAAACAACAAGAGTTTTGGAATCTTAACaagaattacattatttttatagattaaatGTAAGAGAATCAACATTTATGATGATAAACATTCACATCCAAGAATATATGATAGATGtttcatttattaactttttaaaaattttcaataaaattatttgtgttaaatttatttctatagttttaaaatgtattctgttgctcttataaagaaaatatttcgcTATTTCTATTTCCACACACATAATGTTAGAttgagaaataacatttttatcttgCTTTAATGTCTACTTTACCAAATTGGCATATGgattataggttttatttttggattgtatttgtatatagcatatataagTAGAAACATGTGACTGGTAATTTTTCCCTACTATTCATACAACTTATGCCAGCCTGGTCTTGAGCTAACAGGAATGTGGTCTCTGAGAAACCCTGCTTTTCCCAAAGTTACGCTTTCTTCCCACCTCCAGCTTctcatttatttactgagagtGCAGTCATGTAAAGGGTTGGAAGTCGCACAGGCCTAGTTTTGAATT of Mustela nigripes isolate SB6536 chromosome 1, MUSNIG.SB6536, whole genome shotgun sequence contains these proteins:
- the LOC132011735 gene encoding olfactory receptor 51S1; the encoded protein is MSTFPNQTAPNNTSMAPTFLLVGMPGLSAVPSWWTIPLITIYLLSALGNSTILWVIALDSTLHRPMYFFLFLLSVSDVGLATALMPTLLGLAFAGVHAVPASACLLQMFFVHVFSVMESSVLLAMALDRALAICRPLHYPTLLTNDVVSKIGLAIAFRCLGLHLPLPFLLAHMPYCHPQVLTHSYCLHPDIVHLACPGAWSAVYSLFVVLSAMGLDPLLIFFSYGLIGRVLQGLGSSEDRWKAGQTCAAHLSAVLLFYVPMILLALIDRLQVPVPQPAHTLLSYVHFLLPPLINPILYSVKMKEIRERILKRLQPKKVACAQ